From one Methanobrevibacter woesei genomic stretch:
- a CDS encoding NusA-like transcription termination signal-binding factor: MSIKFTANEIRYIALFENMTGAMVKDCIIDDENGKVTFVVKNGDMGLAIGKKGSTVSKVQRAVDKGVEIIELSDDPIQFIKNILSPAELQSIKVLQRESGEKIATVTADNTNKRIAIGKNGINIERAKLLAKRQHNISNIILK; the protein is encoded by the coding sequence GTGTCTATTAAATTCACTGCAAATGAAATTAGATACATAGCTCTTTTCGAAAATATGACAGGGGCAATGGTTAAAGATTGTATTATTGACGATGAAAATGGTAAAGTTACCTTTGTTGTTAAAAATGGTGATATGGGTTTAGCTATTGGTAAAAAAGGTAGTACCGTATCAAAAGTTCAAAGAGCAGTTGATAAAGGAGTTGAGATTATTGAGTTGTCTGATGATCCAATTCAATTTATTAAAAATATTTTATCTCCTGCTGAATTACAATCAATTAAAGTTCTCCAAAGAGAATCCGGAGAAAAAATAGCTACTGTCACAGCAGATAATACAAATAAACGTATTGCTATTGGAAAGAATGGGATTAACATTGAAAGAGCTAAATTATTAGCTAAAAGACAACACAATATAAGTAATATTATTTTAAAATAG
- a CDS encoding 50S ribosomal protein L30e, whose amino-acid sequence MMDVDRGIRVAVDTGDVTLGSEKSIQSLKLGKGQLVIVAANSPKDIVEDVEYYAKLSEIPSYTYEGSSVDLGSVCGKPFTVATLIINDPGDSTILEDLR is encoded by the coding sequence ATGATGGACGTAGATAGAGGTATCAGAGTAGCTGTAGACACAGGAGATGTGACTTTAGGCTCTGAAAAATCAATTCAATCTTTAAAATTAGGAAAAGGCCAACTTGTTATTGTTGCTGCTAATAGTCCTAAAGATATTGTTGAAGATGTTGAATATTATGCAAAACTCTCAGAAATCCCTTCCTACACCTACGAAGGTTCTAGTGTAGATTTAGGTTCTGTCTGTGGTAAACCATTTACCGTTGCTACATTAATCATAAACGATCCAGGAGATTCTACTATATTAGAAGATTTGAGGTAG
- the rpoA2 gene encoding DNA-directed RNA polymerase subunit A'': protein MDETIAIVQEALKKADIEFPDSYVKDLASAYVRRDLSDDELEELIYKVKAAYDRAHVEAGEAVGTVAAQSVGEPGTQMTMRTFHYAGVAELNVTLGLPRLIEIVDARKKISTPTMDIYFEEGKNQDEEFVKTLANHIGKSNLNDIISEFYLNYAEMKVEATLDENKIKDKRLDYDTIVQKIEKAFKKSVIKDYQLTVEPTKPSIRELRLLADKVRDLQISGIKRIGKVIIRKEDEWIIHTEGSNLGDVLEIDGIDKVRTTTNDIHEIEQVLGIEAARKSIINEIKNTLEGQGLSVDDRHIMLVADTMTSEGVVKSIGRHGISGEKSSVLARAAFEETGKHLLNASIRGEVDHLTGIIENIIIGQPIPLGTGSVGVKMANKK from the coding sequence ATGGATGAAACAATTGCTATAGTTCAAGAAGCTCTCAAGAAAGCAGATATCGAATTTCCAGATAGTTATGTTAAAGATTTAGCTTCTGCTTATGTTCGCAGAGATTTATCTGATGATGAGTTAGAAGAATTAATCTATAAAGTAAAAGCAGCCTATGACCGAGCTCATGTAGAAGCTGGAGAGGCTGTTGGAACAGTAGCTGCACAATCTGTTGGTGAACCAGGTACTCAGATGACTATGCGTACTTTTCACTATGCAGGGGTAGCAGAATTAAACGTTACCCTTGGTTTACCAAGGCTTATTGAGATTGTGGATGCTAGGAAAAAGATTTCTACTCCAACTATGGATATTTACTTTGAAGAAGGTAAAAATCAAGATGAAGAATTTGTTAAAACATTAGCAAATCACATCGGTAAAAGTAATCTTAATGACATTATCTCTGAATTTTACTTAAACTATGCTGAAATGAAAGTTGAGGCAACTTTAGATGAAAATAAAATCAAAGATAAAAGATTAGATTATGATACAATTGTTCAAAAAATTGAAAAAGCATTTAAAAAATCTGTCATCAAGGATTATCAACTTACTGTTGAACCTACTAAACCATCTATTCGTGAACTCCGTCTTTTAGCAGACAAAGTTCGTGATTTACAGATTAGTGGTATCAAAAGAATTGGTAAAGTTATTATCCGTAAAGAAGATGAATGGATTATCCATACAGAGGGTTCAAATCTTGGAGATGTTCTTGAAATTGATGGTATAGACAAAGTTAGAACAACCACTAACGATATTCATGAAATTGAACAAGTTTTAGGAATTGAAGCAGCACGTAAATCTATCATTAATGAGATTAAAAATACTCTCGAAGGACAAGGTCTTAGTGTTGATGATAGACATATCATGCTTGTTGCAGATACAATGACTTCTGAAGGTGTTGTAAAATCTATTGGAAGACATGGTATTAGTGGTGAAAAATCAAGTGTTCTAGCTCGTGCAGCTTTTGAAGAAACTGGTAAACATTTACTTAACGCAAGTATTCGCGGTGAAGTAGATCATTTAACAGGTATCATCGAAAATATTATTATTGGACAACCAATACCTCTTGGTACCGGTTCAGTCGGTGTCAAAATGGCAAATAAAAAATAA
- a CDS encoding 30S ribosomal protein S12: protein MPGLFAAKKLKKNRQNFKWKDVDYKRKALRLDVKADPLEGAPQARGIVIEKVGIEAKQPNSAIRKCVRVQLIKNGKQLTAFAPGDGAIGFIDEHDEVMIEGIGGPSGRSMGDIPGVRWKVSKVNNVALAEMVSGKIEKPVR from the coding sequence ATGCCAGGACTTTTTGCTGCAAAAAAACTTAAAAAAAATAGACAAAATTTTAAGTGGAAAGACGTGGATTACAAAAGGAAAGCTTTAAGATTAGATGTTAAAGCAGACCCTCTTGAAGGAGCTCCTCAAGCTAGAGGAATTGTAATCGAAAAAGTAGGAATCGAAGCTAAACAGCCTAACTCCGCGATCCGTAAATGTGTTCGTGTTCAATTAATTAAAAATGGTAAACAATTAACTGCATTTGCTCCAGGTGATGGTGCTATCGGTTTTATTGATGAACACGACGAAGTAATGATTGAAGGAATTGGAGGACCATCTGGTAGGTCTATGGGAGATATTCCTGGAGTTCGTTGGAAAGTATCTAAAGTAAATAATGTTGCTTTAGCTGAGATGGTAAGTGGAAAAATAGAAAAACCTGTAAGATAA
- a CDS encoding 30S ribosomal protein S7 has protein sequence MSKLFDKWELNEVKVDDLGLVKYICLDETLVPHTSGRHVKRQFAKSKVSIIERLMNKIMRTHINSGKKNKAYNIVKEALEIINQRTKKNPVQVLVTAVENTSPREETTRIKYGGIGYQVAVDISPQRRVDLSLGFLTRGTLQSSFKNRKSVAECLADELILASEEDSRSFALQKKEEKERVAKAAH, from the coding sequence ATGAGTAAATTATTTGATAAATGGGAACTTAATGAAGTCAAAGTTGACGATTTAGGTTTAGTAAAATACATCTGCTTAGATGAAACACTTGTTCCTCATACTTCAGGTAGACACGTAAAAAGACAATTTGCAAAATCTAAAGTATCTATCATTGAAAGATTAATGAATAAAATTATGAGGACTCATATTAATTCTGGTAAAAAGAATAAAGCTTACAACATTGTAAAAGAAGCATTAGAAATTATCAACCAAAGGACTAAAAAGAACCCTGTTCAAGTTTTAGTTACTGCAGTTGAAAATACTTCTCCTCGTGAAGAAACCACTCGTATTAAATATGGTGGTATTGGATATCAAGTTGCTGTTGATATTTCTCCACAAAGAAGAGTGGATTTATCCTTAGGTTTCTTAACTAGAGGAACTTTACAATCTTCATTCAAAAACAGAAAATCTGTTGCTGAATGTTTAGCTGATGAGTTAATTCTTGCTTCTGAAGAAGATTCAAGAAGTTTCGCATTACAGAAAAAAGAAGAAAAAGAAAGAGTAGCTAAAGCAGCTCACTAA